The following proteins are co-located in the Argopecten irradians isolate NY chromosome 9, Ai_NY, whole genome shotgun sequence genome:
- the LOC138332203 gene encoding tripartite motif-containing protein 2-like encodes MASRKKKDYTKLLSITECGICGVELRDPRRIECGHIFCLKCLGKHMINTPFCFTCKRPMNPKKGKVENYPVAEEIVHLLHSLQKVASYGHIADEEDKTDDDDNDEDEVQYDEVDDRNNQLPKQESNDEVCDIHGYKLVSVCLTCDDELICSKCSIHSSHEKTAILEHTKQLERLLGEQTDKLYKRAKIDEEAEGKLQDMIEKEIEQKESIKDEIEEVTEDLFAQIHMKKEELLQPVETKADENVKVLTERQEQIKDRLSEFRHIRQKLEKLSNDGTTDFCKKAKRLVKQTNIALQQENIPLPTYQHVSFTKNNNIRDDLSKLQLGYMTEDEYEMPEDSSDFSGFSQPSPSITPPPRPKPKINIGAEDKNKGGVNQYINEDEDPPRLPPRRPLFRNDLPDATEDLYCSFDSTYYDISFPKGKESQILSTGLKPVPSPPAARARPPMPPPDETAPAAAAAAAAMTLPPPPPLSPFSGSFRKSVSVSIATSNRSTPQKLIHRVFLPFRPSGFTVVHGSLGIYYAFVTDDSNVKLFRQNGAFDRVISDLTKPFDIACQQRGKMLTPIYITDEGKGTGDGSIKVYTSEGQFSKVLIRKLRKPRGISVSRVGLVYVCDETNILVLCPDTGKKKRVISKIGKDPLFVLPLYVMVSANGKILVSDVGTRQLKIHHETWKYTDKFQPFDDDEELYVSFCPGMCSEDSSSNYYVVDRERNALYRLDSGGRSQKMELPDKPKGHDGIPTAVAFDADTGNIIVF; translated from the exons ATGGCATCACGTAAGAAAAAGGACTATACGAAGCTTCTTTCCATCACGGAATGTGGGATATGTGGCGTTGAACTTCGTGATCCTCGACGAATAGAGTGTGGCCATATCTTCTGCCTTAAATGTCTGGGTAAACATATGATCAACACGCCATTTTGTTTCACCTGCAAGCGACCGATGAATCCAAAAAAAGGGAAGGTCGAAAACTATCCCGTTGCCGAGGAAATAGTACATCTACTGCATTCTCTACAGAAGGTTGCCAGTTATGGCCATATAGCTGATGAGGAAGATAAAACGGACGATGATGACAACGACGAAGACGAGGTTCAATATGACGAGGTTGATGATCGTAATAATCAACTTCCCAAGCAAGAATCCAATGATGAAGTATGTGATATACACGGATATAAACTGGTCTCCGTTTGCTTGACTTGCGATGATGAATTAATTTGTTCAAAATGCAGTATCCATTCTTCACATGAGAAGACAGCAATTCTTGAACACACCAAACAACTAGAACGTCTTCTTGGTGAGCAAACCGATAAACTGTACAAACGAGCAAAAATTGATGAAGAGGCCGAGGGAAAGCTACAGGATATGATAGAAAAGGAAATCGAACAAAAGGAATCAATAAAAGATGAAATAGAGGAAGTCACTGAAGATCTGTTTGCTCAAATTCACATGAAGAAAGAAGAACTGCTCCAACCTGTCGAGACAAAAGCAGATGAGAATGTAAAAGTTCTGACTGAAAGACAGGAGCAAATCAAAGACAGGTTATCTGAGTTTAGACACATCAGACAAAAATTGGAAAAACTTTCTAATGATGGTACAACAGATTTTTGCAAAAAGGCGAAGCGGTTAGTGAAGCAAACTAATATTGCTTTGCAGCAGGAAAACATACCCTTGCCAACATACCAACACGTTTCCTTCactaaaaacaacaacattaggGACGATTTGTCAAAACTTCAATTGGGGTATATGACGGAAGACGAATATGAAATGCCTGAGGATTCCTCTGATTTCAGCGGATTCAGCCAGCCATCACCTTCGATTACACCCCCTCCCCGACCTAAACCAAAAATAAACATTGGAGCAGAAGACAAAAATAAAGGTGGTGTGAATCAATATATAAACGAAGACGAAGACCCCCCAAGGCTACCGCCTCGGCGGCCTTTGTTCCGAAACGATTTGCCGGACGCAACTGAAGATCTTTATTGTTCCTTTGATTCTACCTATTATGATATAAGTTTTCCAAAAGGAAAAGAATCACAGATTCTATCCACAGGACTAAAACCAGTGCCATCGCCACCTGCAGCAAGAGCACGACCACCGATGCCACCACCAGATGAGACGGCgccagcagcagcagcagcagcagcagcgatgacactaccaccaccaccaccattatctcCATTTTCAGGATCCTTTAGAAAATCCGTCTCGGTCTCGATTGCGACCAGCAATCGCTCGACTCCACAGAAGCTTATTCATCGCGTGTTTCTTCCGTTCCGTCCCTCCGGTTTCACAGTTGTCCATGGATCTCTAGGTATCTACTATGCTTTTGTCACGGATGACAGCAACGTAAAACTCTTCAGGCAAAATGGGGCGTTTGACAGGGTAATCTCTGATTTGACCAAGCCGTTTGACATTGCATGTCAACAACGTGGGAAAATGTTGACACCAATATACATTACGGACGAAG GAAAAGGAACCGGGGACGGCAGTATCAAAGTCTATACTTCCGAAGGACAGTTCAGTAAAGTTTTAATCAGAAAACTCCGGAAACCTCGAGGAATCTCCGTATCACGAGTTGGACTGGTATACGTATGTGATGAGACAAATATTCTGGTGTTGTGTCCAGATACAGGCAAAAAGAAGAGGGTCATCTCTAAAATTGGGAAAGACCCTCTTTTTGTACTGCCATTGTATGTCATGGTGAGCGCCAATGGGAAGATTCTGGTCTCCGATGTCGGTACGAGACAACTCAAGATCCACCATGAAACCTGGAAGTACACAGATAAGTTCCAACCTTTCGATGACGATGAGGAACTCTACGTCAGTTTCTGTCCAGGGATGTGCTCAGAGGATTCCTCGTCTAATTACTATGTCGTTGACCGGGAGAGGAATGCGCTGTACAGGTTAGACAGTGGGGGCAGGTCACAGAAAATGGAACTACCGGATAAACCTAAAGGTCACGACGGAATACCAACAGCTGTCGCTTTTGACGCCGATACAGGGAACATCATTGTGTTTTAA